TCGGAAATGCGATACTGGCAATGATAGAACTCAATGATACATACCTGGTTAAAAAGAGGATCATCAGGAAAACGCCCACACAGCACAGTGCTACTAAAGGTTGTATAGCCAGCACCAAACCAAACAGTGTGGCAATTCCCTTACCACCCCTGAAGTTTGCCCATATCGGAAAAATGTGACCTACCACTGCGGAAAGCCCCAGTCCTATCTGTAAATTAACCAGCTGTGTCAGGTGTTCGGGATCGTGATAATAAGGTACCAGGTAGGCCAACCGCACTGCCAATACGCCTTTCATCATATCCACCACCATCACAAATGTACCAGCTTTAGGTCCGAGAACCCTGAATGTGTTGGTAGCTCCGGCATTACCACTTCCATACTCCCTGATATCCATGCCGAAAACACCTTTACTTACCCAAACAGCTGTAGGAACAGATCCTATCAGATAAGCGCATATAAGCAATAAAAATTCTGTCATCACTATAAGTTAGGAATGCTAAGATAACAAATTCTGCGTTAAAATTAAGGGAATATTAGAAAAGTTTATAACACAAAAGTTGGATTATCAACACTTTTTATATATTTTTTTTAATGTATCATCCACACTAAGCCACAAACTGCATCGCCAGCCAGTTATCTTTTTCAATTTTTTTCTGTAGAGAGAAGCCCACCGGAATTGCCGCCGCCAGGATCTGTTCTTCATCGGAAGGCAATATCCCGCTCAGCAACAGGATGCCGCCCGGTTGCAGCAGGCGATGCATATCTGCCATAAAGTGCAGCAGCACATTGCAGTTGATATTGGCAAGAACAATATCGTAGGTAGCTGTAACAGCATCCAGGCTATCAGCCTGCCATACACGTATTTTATGGGTGTTGTTGGCAGCAATATTCTCCATCGTGTTATTCACTGCCCACTCATCATAATCAATTGCATCCAGCTTCGCAGCGCCCATCATTTCCGCCAGGATGGCGAGGATGCCGGTACCAGTGCCGAAATCGAACACGCTTTTACCCGTGAAAGACAAGCCCTGCATCAGTTTGATCATGGAAGAAGTAGTGGCATGATGCCCCGTACCAAAAGCCATTTTAGGCGTGATCACTATTTCGTAAGTAGGCGTGGGTGAAAAGGGCGGGTGAAAAGCAGCCCTGATGCCACAGAAATCATCTACCTGCACCGGTTCAAAATTGCTCTCCCAAAGCGCATTCCAGTTGACCTGCTGAATCGTTTCCTGCGTATAGGCGACACCGTATGGCGCTAATACATCTTTCAATACAACTTCATTAAAATCAGCTTCGGGAATGTAGGCAATCAGGAGATCAGGCTGTTCTTCAAACCCTTCAAAACCAGCAGCAGACAACTGTGCAATCAACAGGTCGGTTTGCTCCGGTCCTACCTGTATCGTAATAGCGATATGTGACATAGGCGGCAAATATAATCAATTGCCCGTAACCGCCTGCCAGTCGCATACTTATTTCACATTAAGATTAAAATAAGAAAGCAGCCTCCAAAAGGAGACTGCTTTCCTGTTTTATCTAATTTCAGTTATCAACAGTTTGTAACACCGGAACTATGCTTCCTCGTCGAAAGTAGGTTCCTGTGGTTTTTCCGGACGTTCAGGACGGGGACCACGGTCACCACCACCACGACTGTCGCGGCTATCACGTCTGTCACCACCACCACCGCGTCTGTCGTCGCGTGGACCACGGCTATCACGCCTGTCGCCACCACGATCGCCACGATCACGGAAATCGCCTCTGTCACCACGATCATCGCGTTCAGGTCTTTCTACGTAACCTTCCGGTTTAGGCATCAGCACTTTGCGGCTCAGCTTAAACTTACCGGTTTTAGGATCGGTGCCAGTGAGTTTTACTTTTACTTTTTCACCTTCTTCCAGCACACCTTCCATTGTTTCCAGGCGTTTCCAGGAAACTTCAGAGATGTGGAGTAATCCCTGTTTGCCAGGCATAAACTCTACGAAAGCGCCATAAGGCATGATGGATTTCACAACAGATTCGTATACTTCCCCTACTTCAGGGATAGCAACGATTCCTTTCACCCATGCAACGGCTTTGTCCAGGCTTTCTTTCTGTGCAGAGAAGATACTTACTTCACCGGTTTCACCAACTTCTTCGATGTTGATGGTAGTACCGGTTTCGCGTTGGATCTCCTGTATAATTTTACCACCGGGTCCGATTACAGCGCCGATAAATTCACGGTCGATGATGATCTTCTCCATGCGTGGTGCATGTGGTTTAGGTTCAGGACGGGCAACAGGGAATGCTTCGTACATCGCTTCCACGATGTGCAGGCGTCCTTTTTTGGCCTGAGCCAGTGCGGAGCGCATTACATCCATGCTTAAACCGTCTACTTTGATATCCATCTGGATACCAACGATACCATCGCGGGTACCGGTTACTTTGAAATCCATATCACCCAGGTGATCTTCATCACCGAGGATATCGGTTAATACCGCCCATTTGCCATCTGAAGCACGGGAGATAAGTCCCATTGCCACACCGGAAACGTGTTTCGGTAAAGGTACACCTGCATCCATCAGTGCCAGTGAACCGGCACAAACGGTAGCCATGGAGGAAGAACCGTTGGATTCCAGGATGTCGGAAACCACTCTTACTGTGTAAGCATAGTCACTACCCGGCATCATTTGCTTCAGTGAGCGCATCGCCAGGTTACCATGACCTACTTCACGACGGCCGGGGCCGCGCATCATTTTCACCTCACCGGTAGAGAAGGGAGGGAAATTGTAGTGCAGGATGAATTTGGAGTAGTTGGAAACAGCTGCACTTTCTACCAGTAGCTCATCATCCGGTGTACCCAGGGTTACAGTAGTCAGGGACTGTGTTTCGCCACGGGTAAACAGGGCAGAACCATGCGGGGAAGGCAGGATATCTGTTTCCATTGCCAGCGGACGAACCTGATCCAGTGCACGGCCATCCAGACGAACGGATTCGTCCAGGATCATGTTGCGGATCACTTCTTTTTCCAGATCATGCAGGTATTCTTTTACCAGCGGCTGATCTTCTTCCGGCAATTCTCCCAGGTGTTCTTTCAGCTCTACACCAATAGCGGAGAACGCATCGCTGCGGTCATGCTTGGCAGAGGCCGATTTGGCAATCTGGTAGATTTTATCTTTTGCGAAAGCAGTTATTTTTGCTTTCAGTTCTTCGTTTTCGTGCGGCTGTGCGTATTCACGCTTGCCTTTCTGACCTTTCAGATCACGCAGTTCTTCCTGCGCTTTCACCTGCACTTTGATAGCAGCGTGTGCTACTTCAATTGCCTGGATCAGGTCTTCTTCCTGGCATTCCTTGCTCTCACCTTCTACCATCATGATGTTCTTTCCAGTAGCACCAATGATGAAATCCATATCGGCTTTCGCCAGTTCTGTACGGTTAGGGTTGACCACGAATTTACCGTCGATGCGGGCAACACGTGCCTCGGAAATGATTTCCTGGATAGGCACATCAGAAACGGCTAAAGCAGCAGACGCAGCCAGACAGGCCAGTGCATCAGGCATTACTTCAGGATCGGAAGAGATGAGCGAAACCAGTACCTGCACTTCGCAGAGATAGTTATCGGGAAACAAAGGGCGCAGGGCGCGGTCGATCAAGCGGGAGATCAGTACTTCGGAGTCTGACAGTCTGCCTTCACGTTTAAAGAAGGAACCGGGTATGCGGCCGGCGGAGGCAAATTTTTCCTGGTAGTCAACAGTAAGCGGGAAGAATGACTGGCCTGGTTTGGGTTCTTTATTAGCTACCACAGTGGCAAGCAATATAGCATTCCCTAAACGCACCGTAACCGCACCGTCAGCCTGGCGGGCCAACTTGCCGGTTTCGATGGTCACCATACGACCGTCTCCTATATCGAATTTCACTGAAATAGGTGTCAGATTCATAATAAAGTGAGGATTAAATATAAAGTTATTCTTTTTTCATCGTAAAGAAAGAACAACAAAACATATACATACAAAAAAACTATTCCCAACCTAAAAGTTGGGAATAGAGCTATAATTAAGTCTTGGTTATTTCCTGATACCTAACTTCTCGATGAGGGCACGGTAGCCTGTGAGGTTAGTTTTAGTCAGATAAGTAAGCAAACGCTTTCTCTGACCTACCATCTTCATCAAACCACGGTGGGTTGAGAAATCTTTTTTGTTTTGTTTCAGGTGACCGGAGATGCTGTTGATACGCTCAGTCAGCAGTGCTATTTGCGCTTCCACAGAGCCTGTATTTTTTTCGCTTCCACCAAATTCCTTAAAAATATTGGCTTTCTTTTCAACAGTTAAGTAAGACATCTTTAATAATAAATAAGTAATAATAATGTTTTTTTCGTCGCTATTTTTCCGGGGCAAAGGTAGTTCAAAAAATACGAATTACCAATAAAGCGGAAATTTTATAACTTGTGCTGAATAATTAACAACTGTAAATCTTTCTCTCTCAATAACAAAGAAAAATATATTAAGAAGAAAAATTAACTGCCGCATTATCAGTTACATATCCATTTTCTGTACGCAGCACACGGGATGGGAACTTCTGTAATACGATATAATCATGCGTCGCCATTACAATCGCGGTGCCTTCCCGGCAAATGCGGAATAACAGCTGCATGATACCATCAGACGTTTCAGGGTCCAGGTTACCGGTGGGTTCATCTGCCAGGATCAGCTTGGGTGAATTCAGCATCGCACGCGCAATATCCACACGCTGCTGCTCCCCGCCCGACAACTCATAAGGCATTTTAAACCCTTTGGTGCCGAGACCTACCTTATCCAGCACATCTGCAATCTTGTCTTCCATCTGCTTCTGGTCCTGCCAGCCGGTAGCCCGCAAAGCAAATTTCAGGTTATCGTGTACGTTACGATCTGTCAGCAATTGAAAATCCTGAAATACAACCCCCAGGTTGCGGCGCAGGTAAGGTACTTTTTTCCAATCCATCTTCTTCAGATCAAAACCCACCACCTGGCCGGTGCCGTCGTTCAACGACAAATCACCATACAGGGTTTTCAACAGGCTGGATTTACCAGTACCCGTTTTCCCAATGAGATACACAAACTCTCCCTTGTTTACCGTGATATTTACATCAGATAAAATCAACGAATTTCCCTGGTATACACTGGCGTTTGTTAATTGGATGATAGGTTGTTCAGGCGTCATGTCCTTATTTCTGTTTAATACAAACTGATTCTTGCGGGCAAAAATAACCAATTAAAAAATAACTCGTTGTGATAATATATACAAAAATCATCTCCCCCCTCCTGCTTATCTCTGCTAAAAAAATAATTGTACAACTAAACACTTAGTTATAACTTGGATTTATAATTAAACCCGACATGAAACAACTTACCAAAGCAGAGGAACAGATTATGCAGGCGCTCTGGCAAACAGGACCCGCTTTTGTAAAAGATATCATCGAAGTCATGCCCGAACCAAAACCCCATTACAATACCGTGTCCACTCTGGTAAAGATCCTGATAGAAAAAGGGTTTATCGACTTTAAAGCCTATGGTAAGTCACACCAGTATTTTGCCCTGATAACAAAAGATGCTTACAGCCATAAAACAATGAGCACCCTCGTGAAAGGCTATTTCGGAGGGTCTTTCAGCAACATGGTATCGTTCTTTGTAAAAGAAAAGGAACTGAGTATAACTGATCTCGAAAAACTGGTGCAAAAAATTAAAGACACGCAAAAACCCAGGCCATGATACTGCTGATCACCTATCTCGCCAAAGTAATATTATGCAGTGCGCTACTCTACGCCTATTACTATGCAGCCCTGCGCAATAACCGTTTCCACCAGTGGAACCGGTATTACCTGGTACTGATCACGGTAGTATCACTAATCATTCCCCTGCTGAAGATCCCGCTGCCATTCAGCGCCCAGCAGGCGCCTTCCGCCATGATGACCTACACTAACCGGATCATCACACTCCGGGAAGCAGTAGTACCTTCTACCGGACCGGCTATCAACTTCCGTATAGCCATCGCCGTTATTTACGGACTCGTGATCCTTCTTTTCATCACCCGGCTACTGATCAGTATCCGTAAAATAAAAAGCCTGATCCGTCATGGCGAGGTACAGGAAGTACCTCCCTACCACTTTGTAAAAAGCGAAACGGTAACAGCGCCCTTCTCTTTTTTCCGCTACATCTTCTGGGATCAGCACACACCGCTGGAAAGCACTGCCGGCCAACAGATCCTGCGACATGAACTGGTTCACCTGGAAGAAAAACACAGCGCAGACAAACTTTTCATGGAAATTGTCACGGCTATTTGCTGGATTAATCCCTTCTTCCACCTGCTCAAACGTGAGCTGGCCCTCGTGCATGAGTTTATTGCAGACAAAAAAGCCGCAGGCACCGAAGTGGCGGGATATGCGCAAACCATTCTCCGGATAACCTTCCAGAGCAAACAGTTCTCTATCTCCAACGACTTTTTCCATCCGCCCCTGCACCGGCGGATCACCATGCTCACACAATTTCACACACCACGGTTCAGCTATTTGCGCAGGATCATGGTATTACCGTTATCCGTGCTGATTTTCAGCTCCCTCGCTTTTGTTGCCGACAAACAAAGCAACACCGGTATTCAGCCGGCTACCGCTATAGAAAAAGGGAAAAACATACAGGAAATTTTCACTTTTGTAGAACAGCCACCCACCTATAAAGGAGGCGAAGACTCACTGGCAGCCTTTCTTTCCCACAATATCCGCTACCCCAGGGAAGCGCAGGAAAAGGGTATCTATGGCACCATTTTCATACAATTTGTTATAAACCGGGAGGGTGAGGTAGTAACCCCTAAAACAGTGGGTAAAGTATGGGGCAGCGGCCTGGAAGAGGAAGCTCTCCGGGTGGTAAAGGCAATGCCAAAATGGAATCCAGGCAAACAGAATGGGCAGCTGGTATCAGTACAGTTTAATTTGCCGGTACGTTTTACACTACAGGAATAAAAAAAGCGAATGACGGAACCCATCATTCGCTTCTCTATTATTTGCTATACGCCTGTTAGAAATATTCAAAAACTCCCGCTGGTGCCTTCACTGTTACCTGCTTTTGTGCAGCAGCTTCTACGCGGCCAACAATTTGTGCATCTATATTAAAGCTTTTAGAGATGCTGATAATATCGGCTGCAATCGCTACCGGTACGTATAATTCCATCCGGTGCCCCATGTTAAACACCTGGTACATTTCTTTCCACGGTGTACCGGATTGCTCCTGGATCAGGGTAAACAACGGCGGAACCGGAAACAGGTTGTCCTTGATTACATGCAGGTTTTCAATAAAATGCAACACCTTGGTTTGGGCGCCGCCGCTGCAATGCACCATACCATGGATCTGCGGACGGAATTGCTCCAACACCTTTTTAATAACAGGTGCGTAGGTGCGTGTAGGTGATAGTACCAGTTTACCGGCATCAATAGCGCCGAAACCAGGAACATCAATTTTATCTGTCAGTGATTTTTTGCCGCTGAACACCAGTTCAAACGGAATATTCGGGTCGAAACTTTCGGGATATTTTTCCGCCATCGCTTTGCTGAATACGTCGTGACGCGCGCTGGTAAGACCATTGCTGCCCATGCCACCATTGTATTCCGTTTCGTAAGTGGCCTGTCCGTATGAGGCCAGTCCTACTACTACGTCGCCGGCCTGGATGCGGTCGTTGGAGATCACATCCGCCCGTTTCATCCGGCCTGTTACCGTAGAATCCACGATGATAGTGCGTACCAGGTCACCCACGTCTGCTGTTTCACCACCGGTAGAATAGATACTGATGCCGTGGTTACGCAGTTCTGCCAGTATTTCTTCCGTGCCATTGATGATAGCAGCGATTACTTCACCCGGTACCAGTTGTTTGTTGCGGCCGATGGTAGAAGAAAGAAGGATATTATCTGTAATGCCTATGCAAAGCAGGTCGTCCATGTTCATGATAATAGCATCCTGGGCAATGCCTCTCCAGACATTCAGATCACCGGTTTCTTTCCAGTAAATATAAGCCAGTGAAGATTTTGTGCCGGCGCCATCCGCATGCATGATATTGCAGTAAGCATCATCGCCCCCTAAAATATCGGGCACTATTTTGCAGAATGCTTTCGGGAATAATCCCTTATCAATATTCTTAATGGCATTGTGTACATCTTCCTTGCCTGCCGAAACACCACGTTTGGCGTAAATGTTATTATCCACCGGGAAAAAATAATTAAATAAAGAAATAATTAAATAAAGATGCTCTTCAGGCTGCAAAAGTAACAGATTCCGCGCAGAATGCCCGCCGAATGTGTTACTTTTGCCCGGCGTTTTTGATTGTTATTGAATTATATGCAGGTTCACAGGGACTTAGACCATTTACCGGAATTCCGCAATGCTGTTATCACTATCGGTACATTT
The Chitinophaga sp. MM2321 DNA segment above includes these coding regions:
- the plsY gene encoding glycerol-3-phosphate 1-O-acyltransferase PlsY encodes the protein MTEFLLLICAYLIGSVPTAVWVSKGVFGMDIREYGSGNAGATNTFRVLGPKAGTFVMVVDMMKGVLAVRLAYLVPYYHDPEHLTQLVNLQIGLGLSAVVGHIFPIWANFRGGKGIATLFGLVLAIQPLVALCCVGVFLMILFLTRYVSLSSIIASIAFPILILYIFNEPEIFYRIFAIAVALMVVLTHQKNITRLLKGSESKVPLFKNRKEKN
- a CDS encoding AIR synthase related protein, yielding MDNNIYAKRGVSAGKEDVHNAIKNIDKGLFPKAFCKIVPDILGGDDAYCNIMHADGAGTKSSLAYIYWKETGDLNVWRGIAQDAIIMNMDDLLCIGITDNILLSSTIGRNKQLVPGEVIAAIINGTEEILAELRNHGISIYSTGGETADVGDLVRTIIVDSTVTGRMKRADVISNDRIQAGDVVVGLASYGQATYETEYNGGMGSNGLTSARHDVFSKAMAEKYPESFDPNIPFELVFSGKKSLTDKIDVPGFGAIDAGKLVLSPTRTYAPVIKKVLEQFRPQIHGMVHCSGGAQTKVLHFIENLHVIKDNLFPVPPLFTLIQEQSGTPWKEMYQVFNMGHRMELYVPVAIAADIISISKSFNIDAQIVGRVEAAAQKQVTVKAPAGVFEYF
- a CDS encoding ATP-binding cassette domain-containing protein; its protein translation is MTPEQPIIQLTNASVYQGNSLILSDVNITVNKGEFVYLIGKTGTGKSSLLKTLYGDLSLNDGTGQVVGFDLKKMDWKKVPYLRRNLGVVFQDFQLLTDRNVHDNLKFALRATGWQDQKQMEDKIADVLDKVGLGTKGFKMPYELSGGEQQRVDIARAMLNSPKLILADEPTGNLDPETSDGIMQLLFRICREGTAIVMATHDYIVLQKFPSRVLRTENGYVTDNAAVNFSS
- the prmA gene encoding 50S ribosomal protein L11 methyltransferase, with the translated sequence MSHIAITIQVGPEQTDLLIAQLSAAGFEGFEEQPDLLIAYIPEADFNEVVLKDVLAPYGVAYTQETIQQVNWNALWESNFEPVQVDDFCGIRAAFHPPFSPTPTYEIVITPKMAFGTGHHATTSSMIKLMQGLSFTGKSVFDFGTGTGILAILAEMMGAAKLDAIDYDEWAVNNTMENIAANNTHKIRVWQADSLDAVTATYDIVLANINCNVLLHFMADMHRLLQPGGILLLSGILPSDEEQILAAAIPVGFSLQKKIEKDNWLAMQFVA
- the rpsO gene encoding 30S ribosomal protein S15 yields the protein MSYLTVEKKANIFKEFGGSEKNTGSVEAQIALLTERINSISGHLKQNKKDFSTHRGLMKMVGQRKRLLTYLTKTNLTGYRALIEKLGIRK
- a CDS encoding M56 family metallopeptidase; amino-acid sequence: MILLITYLAKVILCSALLYAYYYAALRNNRFHQWNRYYLVLITVVSLIIPLLKIPLPFSAQQAPSAMMTYTNRIITLREAVVPSTGPAINFRIAIAVIYGLVILLFITRLLISIRKIKSLIRHGEVQEVPPYHFVKSETVTAPFSFFRYIFWDQHTPLESTAGQQILRHELVHLEEKHSADKLFMEIVTAICWINPFFHLLKRELALVHEFIADKKAAGTEVAGYAQTILRITFQSKQFSISNDFFHPPLHRRITMLTQFHTPRFSYLRRIMVLPLSVLIFSSLAFVADKQSNTGIQPATAIEKGKNIQEIFTFVEQPPTYKGGEDSLAAFLSHNIRYPREAQEKGIYGTIFIQFVINREGEVVTPKTVGKVWGSGLEEEALRVVKAMPKWNPGKQNGQLVSVQFNLPVRFTLQE
- a CDS encoding BlaI/MecI/CopY family transcriptional regulator yields the protein MKQLTKAEEQIMQALWQTGPAFVKDIIEVMPEPKPHYNTVSTLVKILIEKGFIDFKAYGKSHQYFALITKDAYSHKTMSTLVKGYFGGSFSNMVSFFVKEKELSITDLEKLVQKIKDTQKPRP
- a CDS encoding polyribonucleotide nucleotidyltransferase; translated protein: MNLTPISVKFDIGDGRMVTIETGKLARQADGAVTVRLGNAILLATVVANKEPKPGQSFFPLTVDYQEKFASAGRIPGSFFKREGRLSDSEVLISRLIDRALRPLFPDNYLCEVQVLVSLISSDPEVMPDALACLAASAALAVSDVPIQEIISEARVARIDGKFVVNPNRTELAKADMDFIIGATGKNIMMVEGESKECQEEDLIQAIEVAHAAIKVQVKAQEELRDLKGQKGKREYAQPHENEELKAKITAFAKDKIYQIAKSASAKHDRSDAFSAIGVELKEHLGELPEEDQPLVKEYLHDLEKEVIRNMILDESVRLDGRALDQVRPLAMETDILPSPHGSALFTRGETQSLTTVTLGTPDDELLVESAAVSNYSKFILHYNFPPFSTGEVKMMRGPGRREVGHGNLAMRSLKQMMPGSDYAYTVRVVSDILESNGSSSMATVCAGSLALMDAGVPLPKHVSGVAMGLISRASDGKWAVLTDILGDEDHLGDMDFKVTGTRDGIVGIQMDIKVDGLSMDVMRSALAQAKKGRLHIVEAMYEAFPVARPEPKPHAPRMEKIIIDREFIGAVIGPGGKIIQEIQRETGTTINIEEVGETGEVSIFSAQKESLDKAVAWVKGIVAIPEVGEVYESVVKSIMPYGAFVEFMPGKQGLLHISEVSWKRLETMEGVLEEGEKVKVKLTGTDPKTGKFKLSRKVLMPKPEGYVERPERDDRGDRGDFRDRGDRGGDRRDSRGPRDDRRGGGGDRRDSRDSRGGGDRGPRPERPEKPQEPTFDEEA